In the Primulina eburnea isolate SZY01 unplaced genomic scaffold, ASM2296580v1 ctg739_ERROPOS11973397, whole genome shotgun sequence genome, one interval contains:
- the LOC140821749 gene encoding S-adenosylmethionine synthase 1-like codes for MDTFLFTSESVNEGHPDKLCDQISDAVLDACLEQDPDSKVACETCTKTNMVMVFGEITTKGDIDYEKIVRTTCRNIGFTSDDVGLDADKCKVLVNIEQQSPDIAQGVHGHLTKCPEEIGAGDQGHMFGYATDETPEYMPLSHVLATKLGARLTEVRKDGTCPWLRPDGKTQVTVEYYNENGAMVPIRVHTVLISTQHDETVTNDEIAKDLKENVIKPVIPEKYLDEKTIFHLNPSGRFVIGGPHGDAGLTGRKIIIDTYGGWGAHGGGAFSGKDPTKVDRSGAYIVRQAAKSIVANGLARRCIVQVSYAIGVPEPLSVFVDTYGTGKIPDKEILQIVKENFDFRPGMISINLDLKRGGGGRFLKTAAYGHFGRDEPDFTWEVVKPLKWEKSQG; via the coding sequence ATGGATACCTTCTTGTTTACCTCTGAATCTGTGAACGAAGGCCACCCCGACAAGCTCTGCGACCAGATATCTGATGCAGTACTCGACGCCTGCCTGGAACAAGACCCTGACAGCAAAGTTGCTTGTGAGACTTGTACCAAGACCAACATGGTAATGGTCTTCGGTGAAATCACAACAAAGGGTGACATAGACTATGAGAAGATTGTGCGCACCACATGCCGCAATATTGGATTCACATCCGATGATGTTGGTCTCGATGCTGACAAGTGCAAGGTCCTAGTTAACATCGAGCAGCAAAGCCCCGATATTGCTCAAGGAGTTCACGGTCACCTGACCAAATGCCCTGAAGAGATTGGTGCTGGTGACCAGGGACATATGTTTGGCTATGCCACAGATGAGACTCCCGAGTACATGCCTCTCAGCCACGTGCTTGCTACTAAATTAGGTGCTCGGCTGACAGAAGTGCGCAAAGATGGTACATGTCCCTGGTTGAGACCTGATGGCAAGACTCAAGTTACGGTGGAGTACTACAATGAAAATGGTGCAATGGTTCCAATAAGGGTACACACGGTTCTCATCTCAACTCAGCACGATGAGACGGTTACTAATGACGAGATTGCCAAGGATCTCAAGGAGAATGTCATCAAGCCAGTCATCCCGGAGAAGTACCTTGATGAGAAGACGATTTTCCACCTCAATCCATCTGGTCGATTTGTTATTGGTGGCCCTCATGGTGACGCAGGTCTCACGGGCCGAAAAATCATTATTGACACCTATGGTGGTTGGGGCGCCCACGGGGGTGGTGCCTTCTCTGGAAAGGACCCCACCAAGGTCGACAGAAGTGGTGCATATATTGTGAGGCAGGCTGCCAAGAGCATTGTTGCTAATGGACTTGCTCGCAGGTGCATAGTACAAGTCTCATACGCGATTGGTGTGCCTGAGCCGTTGTCTGTTTTTGTTGACACTTATGGCACGGGGAAGATCCCTGACAAGGAAATCCTGCAAATTgtgaaagaaaattttgattttcgacCTGGAATGATCTCAATTAACTTGGATTTGAAGAGGGGTGGTGGCGGAAGGTTCTTGAAAACCGCCGCGTACGGACACTTTGGAAGAGATGAACCTGACTTCACATGGGAAGTAGTTAAGCCCCTCAAATGGGAAAAATCCCAAGGCTAA
- the LOC140822153 gene encoding kxDL motif-containing protein LO9-177 has translation MANPEDESIRTASEEISRSFKTLIDSRDLDSLKQSQHLILGRLQDSNAVLSHFNEYSENCFTEVSADFSRNTRLLRSMKSDLDYIFQKLRSLKAKLLAAYPDAFPDDSTMDSLDQRPDLELPR, from the exons ATGGCGAATCCCGAAGACGAATCGATTAGGACAGCATCCGAAGAAATATCGAGAAGTTTTAAGACCCTAATCGACTCCCGGGACTTGGATTCCCTGAAACAATCCCAACACCTCAT ATTGGGGAGATTGCAGGACAGCAACGCTGTATTGTCGCACTTTAACGAATATTCCGAAAATTGTTTTACGGAGGTGTCTGCCGATTTTTCCAGGAACACCCGCCTCTTACGATCCATGAAATCTGATCTCGATTACATCTTTCAAAAGCTTAG GAGCCTGAAGGCGAAGTTATTAGCTGCCTATCCAGATGCATTTCCTGATGATTCAACTATGGACTCCCTTGACCAAAGACCAGACCTCGAATTGCCTAGGTGA
- the LOC140821680 gene encoding shaggy-related protein kinase alpha has protein sequence MASVGVAPTSGLRESGNHEIGVDRLSEEMNEMKIRDDKEMEATVVDGNGTETGHIIVTTIGGRNGQPKQTISYMAERVVGHGSFGVVFQAKCLETGESVAIKKVLQDKRYKNRELQTMRLLDHPNVVAFKHCFFSTTEKDELYLNLVLEYVPETVHRVIKHYNKLNQRMPLIYVKLYSYQIFRALCYIHRGIGVCHRDIKPQNLLVNPHTHQVKLCDFGSAKVLVKGEPNISYICSRYYRAPELIFGATEYTTAIDIWSAGCVLAELLLGQPLFPGESGVDQLVEIIKVLGTPTREEIKCMNPNYTEFKFPQIKAHPWHKVFHKRMPPEAVDLVSRLLQYSPNLRCTALDAMTHTFFDELRDPNTRLLNGRFLPPLFNFKPHELKGVPEEILIKLVPEHARKQCSFLGL, from the exons atggcATCAGTGGGTGTAGCTCCCACTTCTGGTTTAAGGGAGTCTGGCAATCATGAAATTGGGGTTGATAGGTTGTCTGAGGAGATGAATGAGATGAAAATCCGGGATGATAAG GAAATGGAAGCAACAGTGGTGGATGGTAATGGGACTGAGACTGGCCACATAATTGTGACAACTATTGGTGGTCGAAATGGTCAACCAAAGCAG ACAATTAGCTACATGGCTGAACGAGTTGTTGGACATGGATCATTTGGAGTAGTGTTCCAG GCAAAATGCTTGGAGACTGGCGAATCTGTTGCCATAAAGAAGGTTCTTCAGGACAAGAGGTACAAGAACCGTGAGCTGCAAACCATGCGCCTACTTGACCATCCAAATGTTGTGGCATTCAAGCACTGTTTCTTCTCAACAACTGAAAAAGATGAATTGTATCTTAATCTGGTACTCGAATATGTTCCTGAAACTGTCCATCGAGTTATCAAACATTATAATAAGTTGAACCAGCGGATGCCTCTGATATATGTGAAGCTGTATAGCTACCAG ATCTTCAGAGCATTGTGCTACATCCATCGCGGTATTGGAGTATGTCACAGAGATATAAAGCCTCAAAATTTGTTG GTGAATCCACACACCCACCAGGTTAAATTATGTGATTTTGGAAGCGCAAAAGTGTTG GTCAAAGGAGAACCCAATATCTCTTACATTTGCTCTAGGTATTATAGAGCACCTGAGCTCATTTTTGGAGCAACCGAGTATACTACAGCAATTGACATTTGGTCTGCTGGCTGTGTGCTTGCTGAGCTACTTCTTGGACAG CCCCTTTTCCCTGGTGAGAGTGGAGTAGACCAGCTTGTTGAGATTATCAag GTTTTAGGCACTCCAACAAGGGAGGAAATTAAATGCATGAACCCTAACTATACCGAGTTCAAGTTTCCTCAAATTAAAGCTCATCCATGGCACAAG GTATTCCACAAACGCATGCCCCCAGAAGCGGTTGATCTTGTGTCAAGACTTCTGCAATATTCTCCTAATCTGCGTTGCACTGCT CTGGATGCCATGACCCACACCTTTTTTGATGAACTTCGTGATCCAAACACTCGTCTACTCAATGGGCGTTTTCTTCCCCCATTGTTCAACTTCAAGCCTCATG AGTTGAAAGGTGTTCCTGAGGAAATCCTGATAAAGTTGGTACCCGAGCATGCTCGAAAGCAGTGTTCCTTCCTTGGTTTATAA
- the LOC140821928 gene encoding protein FAR1-RELATED SEQUENCE 5-like isoform X1, which translates to MDCGSDIEFKPKIGMKFDSLDETWKYWVEYGGKTGFGVRKHYFNKNKNTGFVTSYKYVCCKEGIRKQDKRDFLTLNPRVETRTNCKARLGVTFDDGKYKVTEFIEEHNHPLHLQETVHMLASQRNVTEVQAYEIDLAVDVGLKQKSTFQLMSGHAGGRDGLGYTMLDAKNYIRSKRQRNMVYGEVGCLMRYFQQQLSKNPSFYHANQMDVEEQITNVFWADARMLIDYEYFGDVVSLDTIYCTNRAHRPLAIFSGFNHHRGAVIFGAALLYDETAASFIWLFETFLEAHKQKRPLTIFTDQDQAMAKALKEVMPEIFHGLCTWHLMQNGIKRLGNLMKDGSHFLTDFKRCMYGIDDETQFEEAWIVLLAQYNIYENTWLQSTYSIKEKWAACYTKKAFTLGMRSTQLSESINSDIKICMNPDLDIMQFFKHFEQVLQNKRYNELRSEFEARQKLPRLKLESSPMLRQLSEIYTPTVFNLFQMEFVLFVATYIKYKNETQPLFEYVVGQIDKDGEWRVAFNPSTKMISCTCRKFEMTGLLCCHAVKVYDVMDVKILPEHYILNRWTRKARSGVVHDYMGNEVKEDPKLESMERYRKLCMMLVRLATEASVHPSTFSLVHNSVCDLTKQVMEMRLTEVSQDNNGCTKTSSIEPSMVQAKGFKKRIGVKKSKRLKSWVELQSKRRKTNPKFKDNGNHDELPISYSVPSVPHAYVQAAGSQFNFTELLTAPLDHPQHSLEAMDFNEDISNTYS; encoded by the exons ATGGATTGTGGTTCAGATATTGAATTCAAACCTAAGATTGGTATGAAATTTGACAGCTTAGATGAGACTTGGAAGTATTGGGTTGAATATGGTGGAAAAACTGGATTTGGAGTTAGGAAACATTATTTTAATAAGAACAAGAACACTGGCTTTGTAACTTCGTATAAATATGTTTGTTGCAAGGAGGGCATTCGTAAACAAGACAAAAGAGATTTTTTGACACTCAATCCTCGGGTTGAGACTCGAACAAATTGTAAAGCAAGATTGGGAGTGACATTTGACGATGGTAAGTATAAAGTTACTGAATTTATCGAAGAGCATAATCATCCGCTTCATCTTCAAGAGACAGTTCACATGTTGGCTTCCCAACGTAATGTTACAGAAGTTCAAGCCTATGAGATTGATTTAGCAGTCGATGTTGGACTTAAACAGAAATCGACTTTTCAATTGATGAGTGGACATGCAGGAGGAAGAGATGGTCTCGGTTATACCATGTTGGATGCTAAAAACTATATTCGATCCAAAAGACAAAGAAATATGGTATATGGGGAAGTTGGTTGTCTGATGCGATATTTTCAACAACAATTATCTAAAAATCCATCATTTTACCATGCTAATCAGATGGATGTGGAGGAACAGATAACTAATGTTTTTTGGGCCGATGCAAGAATGCTAATTGACTATGAGTACTTTGGTGATGTTGTGTCACTCGATACCATATATTGTACGAACCGTGCACACCGACCACTTGCTATCTTTTCAGGTTTCAATCATCATAGAGGAGCGGTGATTTTTGGTGCAGCACTTTTGTATGATGAGACTGCAGCATCATTTATATGGTTGTTTGAAACATTTTTAGAAGCACACAAGCAAAAAAGACCTCTCACTATCTTCACAGACCAAGATCAAGCTATGGCAAAGGCTTTGAAGGAGGTGATGCCTGAGATATTCCATGGATTGTGCACATGGCACTTAATGCAAAATGGCATCAAGCGCTTGGGAAACTTGATGAAGGATGGTTCTCATTTCTTAACTGATTTTAAGAGGTGCATGTATGGTATTGATGATGAGACCCAGTTTGAGGAGGCATGGATTGTCCTACTAGCacaatataatatttatgaaaacaCATGGCTACAATCCACTTACAGTATAAAAGAGAAATGGGCAGCTTGTTACACGAAGAAGGCTTTTACGCTTGGTATGAGGAGCACACAACTTAGTGAGAGcatcaattctgatatcaagatTTGTATGAACCCCGACTTAGACATAATGCAATTTTTTAAGCATTTCGAACAGGTCTTACAGAACAAACGATACAATGAGCTAAGGTCTGAATTTGAGGCACGCCAAAAATTACCGAGATTAAAGCTAGAGAGTTCTCCTATGTTGCGTCAACTTTCTGAGATTTATACCCCCACAgtctttaatttatttcaaatggAGTTTGTTTTGTTTGTAGCTActtacataaaatataaaaatgaaacCCAACCATTATTTGAATATGTTGTTGGGCAAATCGATAAGGATGGAGAATGGAGAGTGGCATTTAATCCTAGCACCAAGATGATTTCATGTACTTGCCGAAAATTTGAGATGACTGGTTTATTGTGTTGTCATGCTGTGAAAGTATATGATGTCATGGATGTCAAAATACTTCCAGAGCATTATATCTTGAATAGGTGGACAAGAAAAGCTAGGAGTGGAGTGGTACACGATTATATGGGCAACGAAGTCAAAGAAGATCCTAAACTAGAAAGTATGGAACGATATAGAAAACTTTGTATGATGCTCGTAAGGCTGGCGACCGAGGCATCCGTCCACCCATCAACTTTTTCTTTGGTGCATAATTCGGTGTGTGATCTAACCAAGCAGGTCATGGAAATGCGTCTGACAGAAGTGAGCCAAGACAACAATGGTTGTACCAAGACATCATCAATAGAACCTTCCATGGTACAAGCAAAAGGATTCAAGAAAAGAATTGGTGTGAAAAAATCGAAACGATTGAAGAGTTGGGTAGAACTTCAATCAAAACGAAGAAAAACAAATCCAAAATTCAag GACAATGGAAACCATGATGAATTGCCTATATCTTATTCAGTACCGTCGGTACCTCATGCATATGTTCAAGCAGCTGGGAGTCAATTCAATTTCACCGAATTATTGACG GCACCACTTGACCATCCCCAACATTCTCTTGAAGCTATGGATTTCAATGAAGATATATCTAACACGTATTCTTGA
- the LOC140821928 gene encoding protein FAR1-RELATED SEQUENCE 5-like isoform X2 codes for MDCGSDIEFKPKIGMKFDSLDETWKYWVEYGGKTGFGVRKHYFNKNKNTGFVTSYKYVCCKEGIRKQDKRDFLTLNPRVETRTNCKARLGVTFDDGKYKVTEFIEEHNHPLHLQETVHMLASQRNVTEVQAYEIDLAVDVGLKQKSTFQLMSGHAGGRDGLGYTMLDAKNYIRSKRQRNMVYGEVGCLMRYFQQQLSKNPSFYHANQMDVEEQITNVFWADARMLIDYEYFGDVVSLDTIYCTNRAHRPLAIFSGFNHHRGAVIFGAALLYDETAASFIWLFETFLEAHKQKRPLTIFTDQDQAMAKALKEVMPEIFHGLCTWHLMQNGIKRLGNLMKDGSHFLTDFKRCMYGIDDETQFEEAWIVLLAQYNIYENTWLQSTYSIKEKWAACYTKKAFTLGMRSTQLSESINSDIKICMNPDLDIMQFFKHFEQVLQNKRYNELRSEFEARQKLPRLKLESSPMLRQLSEIYTPTVFNLFQMEFVLFVATYIKYKNETQPLFEYVVGQIDKDGEWRVAFNPSTKMISCTCRKFEMTGLLCCHAVKVYDVMDVKILPEHYILNRWTRKARSGVVHDYMGNEVKEDPKLESMERYRKLCMMLVRLATEASVHPSTFSLVHNSVCDLTKQVMEMRLTEVSQDNNGCTKTSSIEPSMVQAKGFKKRIGVKKSKRLKSWVELQSKRRKTNPKFKYRRYLMHMFKQLGVNSISPNY; via the exons ATGGATTGTGGTTCAGATATTGAATTCAAACCTAAGATTGGTATGAAATTTGACAGCTTAGATGAGACTTGGAAGTATTGGGTTGAATATGGTGGAAAAACTGGATTTGGAGTTAGGAAACATTATTTTAATAAGAACAAGAACACTGGCTTTGTAACTTCGTATAAATATGTTTGTTGCAAGGAGGGCATTCGTAAACAAGACAAAAGAGATTTTTTGACACTCAATCCTCGGGTTGAGACTCGAACAAATTGTAAAGCAAGATTGGGAGTGACATTTGACGATGGTAAGTATAAAGTTACTGAATTTATCGAAGAGCATAATCATCCGCTTCATCTTCAAGAGACAGTTCACATGTTGGCTTCCCAACGTAATGTTACAGAAGTTCAAGCCTATGAGATTGATTTAGCAGTCGATGTTGGACTTAAACAGAAATCGACTTTTCAATTGATGAGTGGACATGCAGGAGGAAGAGATGGTCTCGGTTATACCATGTTGGATGCTAAAAACTATATTCGATCCAAAAGACAAAGAAATATGGTATATGGGGAAGTTGGTTGTCTGATGCGATATTTTCAACAACAATTATCTAAAAATCCATCATTTTACCATGCTAATCAGATGGATGTGGAGGAACAGATAACTAATGTTTTTTGGGCCGATGCAAGAATGCTAATTGACTATGAGTACTTTGGTGATGTTGTGTCACTCGATACCATATATTGTACGAACCGTGCACACCGACCACTTGCTATCTTTTCAGGTTTCAATCATCATAGAGGAGCGGTGATTTTTGGTGCAGCACTTTTGTATGATGAGACTGCAGCATCATTTATATGGTTGTTTGAAACATTTTTAGAAGCACACAAGCAAAAAAGACCTCTCACTATCTTCACAGACCAAGATCAAGCTATGGCAAAGGCTTTGAAGGAGGTGATGCCTGAGATATTCCATGGATTGTGCACATGGCACTTAATGCAAAATGGCATCAAGCGCTTGGGAAACTTGATGAAGGATGGTTCTCATTTCTTAACTGATTTTAAGAGGTGCATGTATGGTATTGATGATGAGACCCAGTTTGAGGAGGCATGGATTGTCCTACTAGCacaatataatatttatgaaaacaCATGGCTACAATCCACTTACAGTATAAAAGAGAAATGGGCAGCTTGTTACACGAAGAAGGCTTTTACGCTTGGTATGAGGAGCACACAACTTAGTGAGAGcatcaattctgatatcaagatTTGTATGAACCCCGACTTAGACATAATGCAATTTTTTAAGCATTTCGAACAGGTCTTACAGAACAAACGATACAATGAGCTAAGGTCTGAATTTGAGGCACGCCAAAAATTACCGAGATTAAAGCTAGAGAGTTCTCCTATGTTGCGTCAACTTTCTGAGATTTATACCCCCACAgtctttaatttatttcaaatggAGTTTGTTTTGTTTGTAGCTActtacataaaatataaaaatgaaacCCAACCATTATTTGAATATGTTGTTGGGCAAATCGATAAGGATGGAGAATGGAGAGTGGCATTTAATCCTAGCACCAAGATGATTTCATGTACTTGCCGAAAATTTGAGATGACTGGTTTATTGTGTTGTCATGCTGTGAAAGTATATGATGTCATGGATGTCAAAATACTTCCAGAGCATTATATCTTGAATAGGTGGACAAGAAAAGCTAGGAGTGGAGTGGTACACGATTATATGGGCAACGAAGTCAAAGAAGATCCTAAACTAGAAAGTATGGAACGATATAGAAAACTTTGTATGATGCTCGTAAGGCTGGCGACCGAGGCATCCGTCCACCCATCAACTTTTTCTTTGGTGCATAATTCGGTGTGTGATCTAACCAAGCAGGTCATGGAAATGCGTCTGACAGAAGTGAGCCAAGACAACAATGGTTGTACCAAGACATCATCAATAGAACCTTCCATGGTACAAGCAAAAGGATTCAAGAAAAGAATTGGTGTGAAAAAATCGAAACGATTGAAGAGTTGGGTAGAACTTCAATCAAAACGAAGAAAAACAAATCCAAAATTCAag TACCGTCGGTACCTCATGCATATGTTCAAGCAGCTGGGAGTCAATTCAATTTCACCGAATTATTGA
- the LOC140821686 gene encoding uncharacterized protein: protein MDGTAVDSSRLLSQLEAILDAHPCIDELGFVHPSQFAALDEEANGSPVSKPSHFCNSDTFFWSNGHKLGISTLALFPLYGAAKDAFMDSFRRYKMLLDSHGQNNESTNFKTLKFSQSDLDIVESEAMRHSRVLVLLSCDFGTAWNSRKLVILRKQQFPLFMDELLLSTLVLSYAPKSECAWSHRRWVIKMIADKCANLQEIVERESVLVKTIAENSKMNYRAWNHRCWLVSYMSHAQVILELQNSREWTVLHVADNSCLHYRTRLLLQMVENLKDNNEPDTFSCAEFHQMWKEELHWNELLIRRYFGREGLWLHRRFLSLFWMKHLTSDNQNINSHSSCKSSENDDIFMFINAELKLLGHCTIIPDNVFEDYEAQAVHSATYIMWLAKQMPTPFGIEVRNSSLYGALETSLKKTGKSFLLESVAENCVSIQSLN from the exons ATGGATGGAACTGCTGTTGACTCTTCTCGTCTGTTGAGCCAACTGGAGGCTATTCTTGATGCTCACCCTTGCAT TGATGAATTGGGGTTTGTTCATCCATCCCAATTTGCTGCACTGGATGAAGAGGCCAATGGTTCACCTGTATCAAAACCATCACATTTTTGTAATTCTGATACATTTTTTTGGAGTAATGGGCATAAGTTGGGTATATCAACACTTGCTCTATTTCCGCTATATGGTGCTGCTAAAGATGCCTTCATGGATTCTTTTAGACGATATAAAATGTTATTAGACTCTCATGGACAGAACAACGAATCCACCAATTTTAAAACATTGAAGTTCTCACAGTCTGACCTAGACATTGTGGAAAGTGAAGCGATGAGACACAGCAGGGTTCTTGTTCTGTTGAGCTGTGATTTTGGCACGGCGTGGAATTCCAG GAAGTTGGTTATATTAAGGAAACAACAATTTCCATTGTTCATGGATGAACTACTGTTATCAACTTTGGTTCTCTCCTATGCACCGAAGAGTGAATGTGCTTGGAGTCACAG GAGATGGGTGATCAAGATGATAGCAGACAAGTGTGCAAACCTGcaagagattgtggaaagagaatCTGTTTTAGTGAAAACTATAGCCGAG AATTCAAAAATGAACTATCGTGCTTGGAATCACCGTTGCTGGTTAGTTTCCTACATGTCACATGCACAG GTGATACTCGAGTTGCAAAATTCTCGAGAATGGACAGTTCTTCATGTTGCTGATAATTCTTGTTTGCATTACCGGACT CGATTACTACTCCAGATGGTAGAGAATTTAAAAGATAACAACGAACCAGATACTTTCTCATGTGCAGAATTTCATCAAATGTGGAAG GAGGAGCTGCACTGGAATGAGTTGTTGATAAGGCGTTATTTTGGAAGAGAG GGTTTATGGCTTCACCGTCGCTTCCTCTCACTGTTTTGGATGAAACATTTGACATccgacaatcaaaatataaataGTCATTCTTCGTGCAAAAGTTCTGAGAATGATGACATCTTCATGTTTATAAATGCTGAATTAAAGCTACTCGGTCATTGCACAATCATCCCCGATAATGTGTTTGAGGATTATGAGGCGCAGGCAGTTCATTCTGCCACCTATATCATGTGGCTTGCAAAG CAAATGCCCACACCCTTTGGGATCGAAGTTAGGAACAGTTCACTATACGGGGCACTCGAGACAtcactcaagaaaactggaaaGAGTTTCCTTTTGGAATCTGTGGCCGAAAATTGTGTCAGCATACAATCATTGAACTGA